Part of the Aurantiacibacter aquimixticola genome, GATGAACGGGACCAGCAAGAGAAGGAACAGCATGCCACCCGCCAGCGCGATCGCGCCGCGCCGGATCACGGCAAGCGGCATCAGCGAAGTCGCGATCAGGACGCTGAGGCCGAGAAATTGCATGCGCACATGCGCCCAGAAGAAATAGAGGTCAGGCAGCGAAATCTCCATCGTCGACAACCGCTGCGCGCTGGCAGGAGAGGCGGCGGCGACGGCGAGCGTGCCCAGCAGCATCAGCACGATGACGAGCGCAAGCAGCACGCGGTCTACCTCTCGCCACCAGACGCGCAGGTCGCGCTTCCAGTCACGGCGGACGCGCAGACCGCTTGCAGGCGAGCTTCGTTCCCCAGGACGCGGGATATAGATCGGCCGCGCGCTCATTCCGCGGACCTCGTTTCGCCATCGCCACCACCGATCTCCGTCACCAGTTCGCGAAACGCATCGCCGCGCGCCTCGTAATCACGAAACTGGTCGAAGCTGGCACAAGCCGGGCTGAGCATAACGACATCGCCATCGCGCGCATTTGCTACAGCGCGAGTCACGGCCTCTGGCAGCAATTCGCATGGCTCGACCCTTATATGCGGCGCCAGGATGTCGGTAAACATCGGCCCGGCCTCTCCGATCGTATAGGCGCAAGCGATATTACCGAAAAACGGCGCGCAATCGTGCAGATTGTCTTCCTTGGGAAGGCCTCCGCAAATCCAATGAATGCGCGGCTTGCCGTCAATGGGCGGATAGGCAGCAAGCGCAGGCGCCGTGGAAGCGGGGTTGGTTGCCTTGCTGTCATTGATGAAAAACACGCCATCGGTCTCGGCAACCCGCTCCATCCGATGCGGCAGGCCGCCAAAGCTGGCCAGTCCTTCGAGAACCTGTCCCTGGGTCATGCCCATTTCTTGCACGAGCGCGGCGGCAATCGCAGCATTCTGCAGATTGTGCGGCCCCTGCAGGCTCGGCCAGGATTGCTGGTGCGCGGACCAGGCCCAGGCATCGACACACACCGCGCGGTCCGGCGCGCGGCGTGCGGCCTCGGCCTGCTGCACCGCGCTCGTCGGCGCATCCTCGCAGCCGAACACGGCAAACTGTCCCGCCCCCTGCATCGCCAGCAGCCGTCCCTTGGCAAAGGCGTAGGCCGCGAAATCGGGATAGCGATCGAGGTGATCGGGCGTGATATTTATGAGTGCCGCCGCCTCGCATGCCAGCGAGCGCGTGAGATCGATCTGGAAGCTCGACAATTCGAGCACATAAACCCCGCCATCGGGTAGTGGCTCCTGCGCGAGAATGGGCAGGCCGATATTTCCGCCCATGCGCGCTGCGTAGCCTGCATGATCGAGCAGGTGATGGACCAGCGCCGTGGTGGTCGACTTGCCGTTCGTGCCGGTGATGCCGATGACCTTGTGCGGCGGCAATTCCTGCCGAGCGAGCGCGAAAAGCTCGATATCGCCGACAATCGGCACACCGGCGGATGCCGCTTTCTGCTGTAGCGGATGGCTGTTGAGCGGAACGCCGGGCGACACCACCACACCGTCGAAACCGGTCAGGTCGATCTCCAGCGGGTCTGCAATGGTGGCGCGGTCCTGCAGCGCCTCGCGCGGCTCGCGGCGGCGGTCCCAAGCGGTAACCTCGGCTCCGCTTGCCAGCAGGGTCTCGACCGTCGCCATGCCGGACCGGGCAAGGCCGAGCACGACATAGCGTCTGCCGCGAAAGGCGTCCGCGACGATCATCGCAGTTTCAGCGTCGCCAGGCCGATCACGGCAAGAACGATGGCGATGATCCAGAAACGGATCACGACCTTGCTCTCGCTCCAGCCCAGTTGTTCGAAATGGTGGTGGATCGGTGCCATGCGAAAAATGCGGCGCCCTGTGCGCTTGAACCAGAAGACCTGCACGATCACGCTGACCGCCTCGAGCACGAACAGCCCGCCAATGATGGCGAGCACGATCTCGTGATGACTGGCCACGGCGATCGCGCCAAGTGCACCGCCGAGCGCAAGAGAGCCGGTGTCGCCCATGAAGACGGCCGCAGGCGGCGCGTTGAACCACAGGAAAGCAAGACCTGCACCCATGATGGCAGCACAAAGGATGGCAAGCTCACCCGCGCCAGGCACATGCGGAATGCCCAGATACTCGGAAAAATCAACGCGCCCGACGAGGTAGCAGATGAGAAGGAAGGCCCCTGCCGCGATCACGACGGGCATGGTGGCCAGCCCATCAAGGCCATCCGTCAGGTTCACGGCATTGCCCGCGCCGACGATCACGAAGGCGGCAAAAACGTAGTAGAACGGCCCGAGCGGGATCGAACCGCCGAACACGAAGGGAACATAGAGATTGGTGTTGATCTCGCTGACGATCAAGTAGCTCGCAATGCCTGCCACGATGAATTCGAACAGCAGGCGCACCTTGCCGGACACACCTTTGTGGCTGCGCTTGGTGACCTTGTCGTAATCGTCGAGAAAGCCGATCAGGCCGAAGCCCATCGTCACGGCAAGACAGGCCCAGACGAAGGGGCTCGCCAGATCCATCCATAGCAGCATCGAGATCGTTAGCGCGGTGAGGATCATCAGCCCGCCCATCGTGGGCGTACCGACCTTCTTCTGGTGGCTTTCCGGCCCGTCTGCACGGATCGGCTGACCCTTGCCCTGTCGCACGCGGAGCATGTTGATGAAGCGCGGGCCGATAACCAGGCCGATGATCAGTGCCGTCATCATGGCGGCACCGGCACGGAAGGTCTGATAACGGATGAGGTTTAGCGCCCCTTCGAATTCAAGCAATTGGGCGAGGAAATAGAACATCGGCGCGCGTATCAGCCCTCTTTGGCGGCGAAGTGATCCACAACGCGCGAGAGCCCTACCGAATTGGAGCCCTTGACCAGCACGACGTCACCGCCGGCCAATCCGAATTCCTGCAGCGCCGCAATGGCCTCGCCCGCATTCTCGCAATGGGCGTAGCGGAGCGCATTGCCAAGCGTATCGCGGGGCAGTTTCCCCATCTGCCGGGCCAGGCTGCGCATCTCGTCGCCCACCAGCACCGTGTAATCGACATTTGCCGCCGATACCGGGTCGACAAGCTGTGCGTGGAAACGGTCCGCGAAGTCGCCAAGCTCTTTCATGCTGCCGAGCACGGCGACGCGGCGCGTCGCCGGCGTCTGCCCCAACTGCTTGAGCGTTGCGCGCATGCTGGCGGGATTGGCGTTATAGCTTTCGTCGATGATGAGCGCATGCCCGCCCGGCACCTTGGCCCGCAGCCGCGCCCCGCGCCCCTTCAGCCCGCCCATCTCGGCAAGCGCGAGACCTGCCGCGCCAAGATCGCCGCCCGCGGCGTGCACGGCGGCCATGACGCAAAGGGAATTGTCGATCCAGTGCTCGCCCGGTTCGGCGACGGTGTAGACAAGTCCGATGGCCCCCATGCTGGCGGTAACCAGCGATCCGCCATCGGACTGCGCAATCGCGTCGAGCAGGCGCATGTCGGCATGCGCGCTGCGCCCGAAGGAAAGCACTTTCGCACCCTGCGCCAGCGCCACATCGCGAAGTTGTTCGAAGTGGTCGCTATCGGCAGGAATGACGGCCGTACCGCCCTTTTCCAGCCCCTGGAAAATCTCCGCCTTGGCATCGGCGATCGCCTCCATGCTGCCGAGATTTTCGATATGCGCCGGCGCGATGGTGGTAATCACGGCTACGTGAGGCCGAACCTGCGCAGTGAGACCGGCGATCTCGTTCGCGTGGTTCATACCCATCTCGAATACGCCATAGCGGCTGCGCGCGGCCATGCGCGACAGGCTCAGCGGCACGCCGACATGGTTGTTGTAGCTGCGAACGCTGCGGTGCGCCGCTCCGCGGCTGGTGCGCTCGAGAGCGGTGAAGATAGCCTCCTTCACGCCGGTCTTGCCGACCGAACCGGTAACGCCGACGATGCGTGCCGAAACGCGCTGCCGGGCGGCGTCGGCCAATGCGAGCAGCGCGGAGGTGGTGTCTTCGACGAGCACGTGCGGACGATCGATCGGCCGGTCCACCACGGCTGCGGCTGCGCCATTGGCGAAGGCCATGTCGAGGAAGCGATGGCCGTCCATCGCCTCGCCCTTCAGCGCAAAGAACAGATCACCGGACTGCACGTCGCGGCTGTCCATTTCGACGCTGCTAACCTGAAATTCACCATAAGCAGTCCCGCCTGTAGCGGCGGCGATTTCGGCTGACGTCCACAAGGCGAGGCGCGCCGCATCGCTTTGCGCGCGCGGCCAGCGAAGCTGCTTGAGCGCAGCGCTCATTGCCCACCACCCTGCGACAATTCGGCCGCGCATTCGCGCGCCACGGTAACGTCATCGAAGGGTAGCACCCGCATATCTTCTCCCGATCCCACGATCTGTCCCTGTTCGTGTCCCTTGCCGGCGATCAGCACGATATCGTCACGCCCCGCTTCGACGATTGCCGCCGCGATGGCCTCTCGCCGTCCGGCCACTTCGCGAGCGCCCTCGGCACCCTGCAGCACTTCGGCACGGATGGCGGCGGCGTCTTCCCCGCGCGGATTGTCATCGGTCACGATGACCATATCGCTGTCCTTTGCGGCCGCGGCACCCATCGGCGCACGCTTGCCTTTGTCCCTGTCCCCGCCTGCGCCGAACACGGTGATCAGGCGACCCTTCACATGCGGACGCAGTGCCGCGATGGCGGCGCCGAGTGCATCGGGTGTATGCGCGTAATCGACATAGACCGGCGCGCCGCTTGCGGCGATGACCGCGCGTTCCAACCGTCCACGCACCGGTTGCAGGCGCGACACCGCATCGAAGACCTGTGCCGGGTTTCCTCCAGTCACCAAAGCCAGCCCTGCAGCGGTAAGCGCATTTGCGACCTGATAGGCGCCAATCAATGGCAAGCGAAAGCTGCGCGCTTCGCCATCGTTTTCCAGGGTCAGTTCCTGGCCGAGAGGCGTGGCCTCGCGCGCGGTCAGGCGGATGCCCTCACCCTTCTCGCCCACGGTAAAGATACGAAGGCCGCGCTCCTGCGCGACCTCGATCACGCGGCTGGAC contains:
- the murD gene encoding UDP-N-acetylmuramoyl-L-alanine--D-glutamate ligase yields the protein MIVADAFRGRRYVVLGLARSGMATVETLLASGAEVTAWDRRREPREALQDRATIADPLEIDLTGFDGVVVSPGVPLNSHPLQQKAASAGVPIVGDIELFALARQELPPHKVIGITGTNGKSTTTALVHHLLDHAGYAARMGGNIGLPILAQEPLPDGGVYVLELSSFQIDLTRSLACEAAALINITPDHLDRYPDFAAYAFAKGRLLAMQGAGQFAVFGCEDAPTSAVQQAEAARRAPDRAVCVDAWAWSAHQQSWPSLQGPHNLQNAAIAAALVQEMGMTQGQVLEGLASFGGLPHRMERVAETDGVFFINDSKATNPASTAPALAAYPPIDGKPRIHWICGGLPKEDNLHDCAPFFGNIACAYTIGEAGPMFTDILAPHIRVEPCELLPEAVTRAVANARDGDVVMLSPACASFDQFRDYEARGDAFRELVTEIGGGDGETRSAE
- the mraY gene encoding phospho-N-acetylmuramoyl-pentapeptide-transferase; the protein is MFYFLAQLLEFEGALNLIRYQTFRAGAAMMTALIIGLVIGPRFINMLRVRQGKGQPIRADGPESHQKKVGTPTMGGLMILTALTISMLLWMDLASPFVWACLAVTMGFGLIGFLDDYDKVTKRSHKGVSGKVRLLFEFIVAGIASYLIVSEINTNLYVPFVFGGSIPLGPFYYVFAAFVIVGAGNAVNLTDGLDGLATMPVVIAAGAFLLICYLVGRVDFSEYLGIPHVPGAGELAILCAAIMGAGLAFLWFNAPPAAVFMGDTGSLALGGALGAIAVASHHEIVLAIIGGLFVLEAVSVIVQVFWFKRTGRRIFRMAPIHHHFEQLGWSESKVVIRFWIIAIVLAVIGLATLKLR
- a CDS encoding UDP-N-acetylmuramoyl-tripeptide--D-alanyl-D-alanine ligase → MSAALKQLRWPRAQSDAARLALWTSAEIAAATGGTAYGEFQVSSVEMDSRDVQSGDLFFALKGEAMDGHRFLDMAFANGAAAAVVDRPIDRPHVLVEDTTSALLALADAARQRVSARIVGVTGSVGKTGVKEAIFTALERTSRGAAHRSVRSYNNHVGVPLSLSRMAARSRYGVFEMGMNHANEIAGLTAQVRPHVAVITTIAPAHIENLGSMEAIADAKAEIFQGLEKGGTAVIPADSDHFEQLRDVALAQGAKVLSFGRSAHADMRLLDAIAQSDGGSLVTASMGAIGLVYTVAEPGEHWIDNSLCVMAAVHAAGGDLGAAGLALAEMGGLKGRGARLRAKVPGGHALIIDESYNANPASMRATLKQLGQTPATRRVAVLGSMKELGDFADRFHAQLVDPVSAANVDYTVLVGDEMRSLARQMGKLPRDTLGNALRYAHCENAGEAIAALQEFGLAGGDVVLVKGSNSVGLSRVVDHFAAKEG
- a CDS encoding UDP-N-acetylmuramoyl-L-alanyl-D-glutamate--2,6-diaminopimelate ligase is translated as MRLADLALVADIDPGDSAQTRITGFAIDNRKVAPGNVFGAFQGSSVNGEDFIPAAIASGAVAVVARPEATVEGALHIASDTPRRLFAELAATYFTPTPQTVVAVTGTNGKTSTVEMTRQIWRMCGERAASIGTLGVTTPEESVSTGLTTPDIVTFLSNNTGLAREGVTHLAYEASSHGLSQYRNEGLPVAAGAFTNLSRDHLDYHVDMEDYFAAKMRLFSEVVDNDGAAVIWADDEWSSRVIEVAQERGLRIFTVGEKGEGIRLTAREATPLGQELTLENDGEARSFRLPLIGAYQVANALTAAGLALVTGGNPAQVFDAVSRLQPVRGRLERAVIAASGAPVYVDYAHTPDALGAAIAALRPHVKGRLITVFGAGGDRDKGKRAPMGAAAAKDSDMVIVTDDNPRGEDAAAIRAEVLQGAEGAREVAGRREAIAAAIVEAGRDDIVLIAGKGHEQGQIVGSGEDMRVLPFDDVTVARECAAELSQGGGQ